Within Halorubrum lacusprofundi ATCC 49239, the genomic segment TTGTCCTCACAGATTTCCGCGAAGATGGATTCGAGACGTTCCTTCGTCTTCCCCGTCAGGTGCGAACGCCGATATTTCGGCACGAACACTATGTGGTAGTAGAGTTCGTATTTCGCGTGACGGGTACTCTTCACCATCTATGCATACTATCACGGTCGGACGGGTTAATGATTGCGTTGGAAACCCCGTCTATGCCATCGTCGGCGGTTGAATACTGTTGGTCGGCTTCATCCCCGCCCTGAAGGGCGAGGCTTTCGCCTCGAATTTTCCGTAACCTACCGAGTGGTTACATCGCACCGCCCATACCGCCCATGCCGCCCATGCCGCCGGCGGGGGCGCCGCCCTCGTCGCCGTCGCCGCCGGTCGACAGGTCGCCCGCAGAGATGATGTCGTCGATTTTCAGCACGAGGTTCGCGGCCTCGGCGGCGGAGGCGATCGCCTGCTCTTTCGCGTGAGCCGTCTCGACGACGCCGGCCTCGGTCGTGTTCTCGACTTCGCCGGAGAAGACGTTCAGTCCGGCCTCGGTGTCGCCGGCCTCGTGGGCCGCGCGGAGGTCGACGAGCAGGTCGATGGCGTCGAGCCCGGCGTTCTCGGCGAGCACGCGGGGGATCAGTTCGAGCGAGTCGGCGAACGCCTCGACGGCGAGCTGCTCGCGGCCCGAGACGGTGTCGGCGTAGTCGCGCAGACGGCTCGCGAGCTCGACCTCGATGGCGCCGCCGCCGGGGAGCGTCCGCCCGTCGGAGACGGTCGTCGAGACCACGTCGATGGCGTCCTGGATGCCGCGTTCGAGCTCGTCGACGACGTGCTCGGTGGTGCCGTACAGCAGGAGGGTGACGCCGTGGGCGTCCTCGCCCTCGACGTAGAACAGCCCCTCCTCGGTGTCACGGCTGACCGTACCGATCGCGAGGTCGTCGGCGGTGAGCGAATCGAGGTCGCTGACGATGGGCGCGCCGAGGACGTTCTTGAGGAAGGTCAGGTCGGACTTCTTCGTCCGGCGGACGGCGAGGATGCCCTCCTTCGCGAGGTAGTGCTGGGCGAGGTCGTCGATCCCCTTCTGACAGAAGACCACGTCGGCGCCAGATTCGACGATTTTGTCGACTTTGTCGCGGAGCTGCTCTTCTTCCTGATCGAGGAAGCGCTGGAGCTGGTCGGGCGAC encodes:
- the thsB gene encoding thermosome subunit beta; translated protein: MQQGQPMIIMGDDAQRVKDKDAQEYNISAARGVAESVRSTLGPKGMDKMLVDSTGGVTITNDGVTILQTMDIDNPTAEMIVEVAQTQEDEAGDGTTSAVAIAGELLKNAEDLLEQDIHPTAVIKGFNLASEYAREQVDEVATQVDPDDTETLKSVAETSMTGKGAELDKDTLADLVVRAIQGVTVEADDGSHVVDLANLNIETRTGRAAGQSRLLSGAVIDKDPVHEDMPTDFEDANVLLLNDPIEVEEADVDTAVNVESPDQLQRFLDQEEEQLRDKVDKIVESGADVVFCQKGIDDLAQHYLAKEGILAVRRTKKSDLTFLKNVLGAPIVSDLDSLTADDLAIGTVSRDTEEGLFYVEGEDAHGVTLLLYGTTEHVVDELERGIQDAIDVVSTTVSDGRTLPGGGAIEVELASRLRDYADTVSGREQLAVEAFADSLELIPRVLAENAGLDAIDLLVDLRAAHEAGDTEAGLNVFSGEVENTTEAGVVETAHAKEQAIASAAEAANLVLKIDDIISAGDLSTGGDGDEGGAPAGGMGGMGGMGGAM